The nucleotide window CCAAACAACGCCTGGTCATCGCCAATGTCCCCGGCGGCGACCTGCAGCATGAGGTTCTCGACCATCAACTGTTTGATTTGCGCTTTGATTGCCTGCGTGTCCATTAAAGAATTCCTCCGTCCACTTTGAGCACCGCCCCGGTAATGTAACCCGCCTCGGCGCTGGCCAGAAAGCGCACCGCGGCGGCGACTTCCTCGGGGCGGCCAAACCGCCGCATGGGCACCTGGCGGGCGCGGGCCTGGCGTTCAGTCTCCGGCAGTTGCATCAGATCCCCGCTCTCGATGTACCCGGGGCAAACAGCGTTCACAGTGATGCCCAACCGGGCCACTTCCTTGGCCAGAGACTGGGTGAGAGCAATCACGCCCGCCTTGGCGGCGGCGTAGTTGGTCTGGCCGGCCGGCGCAAGCAGGGCGCTCAAGGAGGCGATGTTGACGATACGCCCCTGGCGTTGGGCAATCATCCGGGGCAGGGCGGCCTGGCATCCCAGAAACACGCCTTCCAGGTTGACCCGCACAATGTCCCGCCACACCTCGCTGGGCATCTGGCCCAGGAGCATGTCCTGATGCCGGCCGGCGTTGTTCACCAAAACATCCAGGCGCCCTTCCTGTTGCTCCAGGGCGCCGAGCGTCTGTTGCCAGGAGGCCTCGCTGGTGACCTCCAGCTCAACACAGGCGCAGCGGCCGGGAAATTCCGCGCCCAGGGCTTCGGCGCGCTCGCGGTGCTGGCGCACGCCCAGCCAAAGGCGATTGGCGGGTGACTCCTGCAGGAAAGCACGGGCGATGGCCAGTCCCAAACTGCCATTGCCACCGGTAATCAACACGACCCGCGCTTGCATGATAACGGGAGGGGATAGTGCCGGAAAGTCGCCGGGGACGGCAACTGCAAATCACCTCATCCGCGCACCCAGGCGGCAGTCATGGCTTGATGGTTGCAACCGGCAACGCTCACGACTCCCGCCGTGGCCTGGCCTTGGGCCACGGCATCCGCCGCCAGAATCGTCTGCCAGGCGGTGGCGGCCGTGAAGGCGTTGCCCAGCAGGCTGCGCACTGCAAGCTGTTGGCCCGGCCAGTCGCTCCAGGCTTCCCGCTCGACGCCATCATGGCGCGGCAAGGCCATGCGGCTGTCACACAGCAAAGCCCGGGGGCTGGCAAAAGGTTGCATTTGCTGGCGGGCGGCGCGCATGGCGGCTGATCGTCCTCCCGGCAGCACATAGGCAAAGGGATCGCTCACCGCGGCCAGGTGCGGCGCGGCCCCAGACGGCGGGCGGCGGCCCAGCAACACGGCGCCGGCGCCTTCACTGGCAATGTGCCGGCGCAGAAACAAACGAAAGGCGTCGGCGGGCAGCCAGTCCAGTTCTTCGGCGGCCACCACCAGGCATTGCTCGACACGCCCGGCACTCAACCATTGGGCGGCCAGCGCCAGGCCGGCGAGGTAGGCGGTGTCATCGCCAATGAGCGTATAAACCGGCCCGGTCAGGCCCAGGAGGGCGGCCAGATGACTGGCCGGGGCGTTGAGCACGGTTTCCGGGAACAACATCGGACTGGCGGTGAGCGGATCCCGAAGTGCCTCGGCATAAAACCGCCGGGTGTAATTCAGTGGCCCCGCCATGGTGCAGAAAATCAGGCCCAGCCCCGGCCGCGGCGCCAGGGGGGAAGGATGGCCCAGCGCCTCCAACGCCGCAGCCACGGTAAAATGACTGATGTTGCTCGTGCGCCGCAGACGCGGATGCGCCAGGAAGCCGGGCCGCGTCGGGGGCGGCGGCACTTTGCGCGCTGGCAGCGGGGTGCTCCAGCCCGGCCGCTCCAGCTCGTTCACCGGCAACGGCTCATGGCGCAGCACGGCTTCCCGCAGCGCGGCCACACCCCATCCCGCAGGGCTGACAGCCCCCAAGCCGAGGATATGGAAGGTGATCTGGCTCATGGCCGGCGGCGCAGGATTAGGGTGGCATTGGCCCCGCCAAAACCAAAAGAGTTGCTCAAGGCGTATTCCAACACCGCCTCCTGAGGCTGGTTGACGATGGGCAGGGCACAGGCCGGATCGGGCACTTCCCAACCGGCGTTGGGGGGCAGCCATTGCTCGCGCAAGGCCATCAAGCAAACCACCGCCTCCACCGCGCCCGCTCCCCCCAACAAATGGCCGATGACACCCTTGGTGGAGCTCACGGGGGGGATGGCTTGCTGTGAGGCCGCCCAGCGTTGAATGGCGGCGGCCTCGGCGCTGTCGTTCAGCGGAGTGCCAGTGCCGTGGGCGTTGATGTAACTCACCTGTTCAGGGCGGAGTCCTGCCATGGCCGTGGCTTCCTGCATGGCCTGAAGCGCCGCCTCGCCTTGCGGATGAGGCTGGGTCAGGTGGTGGATGTCAGTCGCCGCGCCATAACCCGCAATTTCTCCCAGGATTTCCCCGCCGCGCTGGCGGGCGTGCATTTCGCTTTCCAGCGCCAGCACGGCGGCGCCTTCGCCCAAGGCCAGCCCGTCCCGCCGGCGGTCAAAGGGCCGGCATTGGGTCAGGGAAAGGGATTGAAGCGAGTCAAACCCGCAAAACACCAGTTGACTCAGGGCATCGTAACCCCCGGCGAAAACGCGCTCGGCCAGGCCCCAGCGGATCAGATCAAAGGCGTGGCCAATGGCGTTGGCGCCGGAGGCGCAGGCGTTGGCGATGAAAATCGTGGGGCCGTGAAAACCCAGGGCGCGCTGGACGTTCAGGGCCTGGCGCTGGGCCTGGTAATGCAGGCCGCGGCCGGCCTGGGCGCGGAAGTTCCGGGGGTGAGTGAGGGCATGGCGAAAATACTCCTCCCCCCGTCCCATGCCGGCGCTGGTGGTGCCCAAAACCATGGTGATCGGCTGGTGTTTCTCCCAACCGGCCTGCTCCCAGGCTTCCCGGGCAGCGTGATAAAGCAGATGATTGGCGCGGTCCCAGCGCCGCCATTCATGGGGATGAATGCCAGGGGGCGGCTCGGACATCGGCAATTCCACTTCGGCGGCGGTTTTGGCGCGCTGCCGGGACACATCAAACAGGCTTACCGGCCGAAAGGCGGGTTTTCCCCGTCGAAAACCGGCGGCGTTGGCTTGCCACCCCCGGCCCAGGGCGGTAATGATGCCGGCCCCGGTGATGACCACCCGGGCGGCGGATGTGCTGCACTGGCCGGCTTGAAATAACACGCCTCAAAATGCCCCTACGGCGCGCCAAACTTAGGAATATCCCGGGGTGAAGTCAAACTTGGATGATGCGGCGCGGGCAGATGCGCCGGGGCCCGAGCAACTTTTGGCTTTGAACGGGTTAGTGGAGTAAAGCAAA belongs to Verrucomicrobiia bacterium and includes:
- a CDS encoding beta-ketoacyl-[acyl-carrier-protein] synthase family protein; its protein translation is MLFQAGQCSTSAARVVITGAGIITALGRGWQANAAGFRRGKPAFRPVSLFDVSRQRAKTAAEVELPMSEPPPGIHPHEWRRWDRANHLLYHAAREAWEQAGWEKHQPITMVLGTTSAGMGRGEEYFRHALTHPRNFRAQAGRGLHYQAQRQALNVQRALGFHGPTIFIANACASGANAIGHAFDLIRWGLAERVFAGGYDALSQLVFCGFDSLQSLSLTQCRPFDRRRDGLALGEGAAVLALESEMHARQRGGEILGEIAGYGAATDIHHLTQPHPQGEAALQAMQEATAMAGLRPEQVSYINAHGTGTPLNDSAEAAAIQRWAASQQAIPPVSSTKGVIGHLLGGAGAVEAVVCLMALREQWLPPNAGWEVPDPACALPIVNQPQEAVLEYALSNSFGFGGANATLILRRRP
- a CDS encoding SDR family oxidoreductase yields the protein MQARVVLITGGNGSLGLAIARAFLQESPANRLWLGVRQHRERAEALGAEFPGRCACVELEVTSEASWQQTLGALEQQEGRLDVLVNNAGRHQDMLLGQMPSEVWRDIVRVNLEGVFLGCQAALPRMIAQRQGRIVNIASLSALLAPAGQTNYAAAKAGVIALTQSLAKEVARLGITVNAVCPGYIESGDLMQLPETERQARARQVPMRRFGRPEEVAAAVRFLASAEAGYITGAVLKVDGGIL